One stretch of Corvus hawaiiensis isolate bCorHaw1 chromosome 1, bCorHaw1.pri.cur, whole genome shotgun sequence DNA includes these proteins:
- the KPTN gene encoding LOW QUALITY PROTEIN: KICSTOR complex protein kaptin (The sequence of the model RefSeq protein was modified relative to this genomic sequence to represent the inferred CDS: deleted 2 bases in 2 codons), whose translation MSPWGRCPLVEDSFSRLGSQSNVYGLTALRGPGGGPGGGPGGLLAAALKGKVLLFRYLQLRPRLRPLAREMQFTYIPVDAEIVSIDSFPKSPPQRGLVVGITFIKDSGDKPAPS comes from the exons ATGTCTCCGTGGGGCCGCTGCCCGCTGGTCGAGGACAGTTTCAGCCGGCTGGGCTCGCAGAGTAACGTGTACGGGCTGACGGCGCtg cggggcccggggggggggcccggggggggcCCCGGGGGGCTCCTGGCGGCCGCGCTcaaggggaaggtgctgctgtTCCGGTACCTGCAGCTGCGGCCCCGCCTGCGGCCCCTGGCCCGCGAGATGCAGTTCACCTACATCCCCG TGGATGCCGAAATCGTCTCCATCGattccttccccaaatcc cccccccagCGCGGCCTCGTCGTCGGCATCACCTTCATCAAG GACTCGGGGGACAAGCCAGCCCCTTCCTGA